The Apium graveolens cultivar Ventura chromosome 11, ASM990537v1, whole genome shotgun sequence genome has a window encoding:
- the LOC141695424 gene encoding uncharacterized protein LOC141695424, giving the protein MGWGGLQPRSQGRKRKTLLSYFSTSDASPATTLNATTTPSAAPISIHDPLGAPTEATITPSAPPTVTTSPIDLASLERDPGLRRPIWMYPPNVRDDIRREYIRLGACQPKLKKDQYPSTEFGNQRRRFQAYWFNFMALAKDLSSQHAFTIDGFKNWKRVNDNERCPFFVHIKGKYSPHKKAVKSLEGLTDVTRHIDKVINRQSLEEIKKNRLCLRATIEAVRYLSLQACALRGHDESSTSRNRGNLIEMIKVFGRLSLDISNIVLEKVPKNAMYTSPKVQKDILHILATKVRNKIRDELGDSKYCILVDEAIDASHKEQMAIVLQFVDVHGFIRERFFDIVNVADTISLTLKKEIYDVLTRNNLSIHNMRGQGYDGATLVGAAEKQDSIWEFFSMLSNIVNIVTGSSKRLRELQDAHGIEVENSVASEESETDLLCRALQSKSIDILNAMDSVATTIELLQSLRNEGFEILLDYVMSVCAKYKIDVPDMNARYMDGIRSVRQRDDISVEHHYHYDVFNSAIDFQLEELHYRFNDTAVQLLRLSSSLEPKNNFMMFDIEHIYTLATSFYPADFGQQEILHLKLQLDHYKIDVVKHAKFQDLSTISELCLRLVDTEKAEQYTTTERVFSIMKFVKTDLRNKMEEEYLRDSMLINIEREYAEDIDPDEVIDEFYAQKNRRV; this is encoded by the exons ATGGGCTGGGGTGGGCTCCAGCCCAG GAGTCAAGGTCGTAAAAGGaagacattattatcttatttttCTACTTCTGATGCTAGTCCCGCAACTACTCTCAATGCCACAACGACTCCTAGTGCTGCACCTATTTCTATTCATGATCCTCTTGGCGCTCCTACTGAAGCTACAATTACTCCTAGTGCTCCTCCTACAGTTACAACTAGTCCAATTGATCTTGCATCACTTGAACGCGATCCAGGTCTGCGTCGCCCAATTTGGATGTATCCACCTAATGTTCGTGATGATATTAGGCGTGAATACATTAGGCTAGGAGCATGTCAACCAAAATTAAAAAAAGATCAATATCCATCTACAGAGTTTGGAAATCAACGTCGTCGATTTCAAGCATATTGGTTTAATTTTATGGCGTTGGCTAAA GACTTATCTTCACAACATGCATTTACTATTGATGGATTTAAGAACTGGAAAAGAGTTAATGATAACGAGAGATGTCCTTTCTTTGTTCATATTAAAGGGAAATATTCACCACATAAAAAAGCAGTAAAATCTCTTGAGGGGCTGACCGATGTTACAAGACATATTGACAAGGTCATAAATCGCCAATCTTTGGAAGAGATAAAGAAGAATAGACTGTGTTTGAGAGCTACCATAGAGGCTGTTCGATACTTGAGTTTGCAAGCATGTGCATTACGGGGTCATGACGAATCGTCAACTTCTCGTAACAGAGGTAATCTTATTGAGATGATTAAAGTTTTTGGTAGACTGAGTCTTGATATTTCAAATATTGTTTTGGAAAAAGTGCCAAAAAATGCCATGTATACTTCTCCAAAAGTACAGAAAGATATTTTGCATATCCTGGCTACTAAAGTAAGAAATAAAATTCGTGATGAGTTAGGAGATTCTAAGTATTGCATTTTAGTTGATGAAGCAATAGATGCATCACATAAAGAACAAATGGCTATTGTGCTTCAGTTTGTTGATGTTCATGGTTTTATTCGTGAGCGTTTTTTTGATATTGTTAATGTGGCTGATACAATATCATTAACTCTTAAGAAAGAAATATATGATGTCCTCACACGAAATAACTTGAGCATTCATAACATGAGAGGTCAGGGATATGATGGTGCTA CATTGGTTGGTGCCGCTGAGAAACAAGATTCTATTTGGGAATTCTTTTCTATGTTGTCTAATATTGTGAATATTGTTACTGGTTCTTCTAAACGACTACGTGAGTTACAGGATGCACATGGCATAGAGGTTGAAAATTCAGTGGCCAGTGAAGAAAGTGAGACAG atttactttgtCGAGCCTTACAAAGTAAATCTATTGATATCTTGAATGCCATGGATTCAGTTGCAACAACAATAGAATTGCTACAATCTTTGAGAAATGAGGGTTTTGAGATTCTTTTGGATTATGTCATGTCGGTGTGTGCAAAGTATAAAATTGATGTGCCAGATATGAATGCTCGTTATATGGATGGTATCCGTTCTGTGAGACAAAGAGATGATATATCAGTTGAGCATCATTACCATTATGATGTATTTAATTCTGCAATTGATTTTCAGTTGGAGGAGTTACATTATAGGTTCAATGATACTGCAGTTCAGCTTTTGAGATTAAGCTCATCTTTGGAACCGAAGAATAATTTCATGATGTTTGATATTGAGCACATTTATACACTTGCTACTAGTTTTTATCCTGCTGATTTTGGACAACAAGAGATACTTCATCTTAAACTCCAACTTGATCATTACAAAATTGATGTGGTTAAGCATGCTAAGTTTCAGGATTTGTCTACTATTTCTGAGTTATGTCTGCGGCTAGTTGATACAGAGAAGGCGGAACAATACA CAACTACAGAAAGAGTTTTTTCAATTATGAAATTTGTAAAGACCGATCTTCGAAATAAAATGGAGGAAGAATATTTGAGAGATTCTATGCTTATCAACATTGAGAGGGAGTATGCCGAAGATATTGATCCAGATGAAGTGATAGATGAATTTTACGCTCAAAAGAATCGTCGAGTATAA